From the Shewanella amazonensis SB2B genome, one window contains:
- the agaR gene encoding transcriptional repressor AgaR, with product MNILNTIERQQEIVRLTQQQGKVSVSDLSARFGVSEVTIRSDLATLDQKQLLVRSRGGAIVNTELSRELSLKEKGSCYSALKRELGAAAASLVQNGDRLLLDSGTTTEQVAHHLMQHEDLIVMTNGLNIASVLSKSDSVEVMLTGGLLRKKSMSFYGSAAEKSLGDYNFNKLILGVDGFDLKAGLTTHFEKEACLNRMMVDIATEVIVVTDSSKFDQQAFHVICPLLRIHRLVTDTGIPERYAQALEKQGVQLHLVERTQ from the coding sequence ATGAACATTCTCAACACCATAGAGAGACAACAGGAAATCGTGCGCCTGACCCAACAACAGGGAAAGGTGTCGGTAAGCGATTTGTCGGCACGCTTCGGAGTGTCAGAGGTCACCATTCGCAGTGACCTGGCAACCCTGGATCAAAAGCAGTTGCTGGTGCGCTCCCGTGGCGGTGCCATCGTGAATACCGAGCTGAGCCGCGAGTTGTCCCTGAAGGAAAAAGGCAGTTGCTATTCGGCCCTGAAACGGGAACTCGGCGCGGCGGCCGCAAGTCTGGTGCAAAACGGGGACCGACTGCTGCTCGACTCGGGTACCACCACAGAGCAAGTTGCCCATCATCTGATGCAGCACGAAGACCTTATCGTGATGACCAATGGACTGAACATAGCCTCTGTGCTGTCCAAGTCAGACTCGGTGGAAGTGATGCTGACCGGTGGCCTGCTGCGTAAAAAGTCCATGTCCTTTTACGGCAGCGCTGCCGAGAAGAGCCTGGGTGACTACAACTTCAACAAACTGATTCTTGGTGTGGACGGTTTCGACTTGAAGGCCGGACTGACCACCCATTTTGAAAAAGAAGCCTGTCTGAACCGGATGATGGTGGACATTGCCACTGAGGTCATAGTGGTGACCGACTCATCCAAATTTGATCAGCAGGCCTTTCATGTGATCTGTCCTTTGCTTCGCATTCACAGGCTGGTCACTGACACAGGCATTCCTGAGCGTTACGCCCAGGCACTCGAAAAACAAGGGGTGCAATTGCACCTGGTAGAACGCACTCAATAG
- a CDS encoding Gfo/Idh/MocA family protein yields MAGIDRRGFLKASMASVAAAALAGCASQQGTSATPKAAGKSVMGLVVPKMAEVRVGLIGVGERGVGFIHHFNNIEGARITAICDTDPLVISRAQKIMADYGRSQPAYYSKGQQAYLDLVAREDVDIVVIATPWALHHPMAKAAMLAGKHAFVEVPMGMTIEELWDLVDTAELTQRNCMMMENVCYGRDELMVLNMVRQGLFGELLHGEAAYIHELRWQMKELDRKTGSWRTGYHAQINGNLYPTHGLGPVAQYMNINRGDRFDYLSSMSSPALGRAAYAQREFPKDHQRNQLNYICGDMNTSLIKTVKGRTIMVQHDTTTPRPYSRHNLIQGTNGVFAGFPNRIALENHGRGSFHEWDQDMEHWYGKYDHPLWTRMGREAEQNGGHGGMDFLMCWRMIYCLRNGEPLDQDVYDGAAWSAVQPLSAASVADRGNSRDFPDFTRGVWQSATPLGIVE; encoded by the coding sequence ATGGCGGGAATCGATCGTCGTGGATTTTTGAAGGCCTCTATGGCATCTGTGGCTGCAGCGGCGCTGGCCGGTTGTGCCAGTCAGCAGGGCACCAGCGCAACACCCAAGGCTGCGGGTAAATCCGTGATGGGCCTGGTGGTGCCAAAGATGGCCGAAGTGAGAGTGGGCCTCATTGGTGTGGGTGAACGTGGTGTGGGCTTTATCCATCACTTCAATAACATCGAAGGCGCACGCATTACTGCTATCTGCGATACCGATCCTCTGGTTATCTCCCGTGCCCAAAAAATCATGGCCGATTATGGTCGCAGTCAGCCGGCTTATTACAGTAAGGGGCAGCAAGCCTATCTTGATTTGGTTGCCCGCGAAGATGTGGACATAGTGGTCATCGCCACGCCCTGGGCGCTGCATCACCCCATGGCCAAAGCCGCCATGCTGGCCGGTAAGCACGCCTTTGTGGAAGTTCCCATGGGCATGACCATCGAAGAGCTCTGGGATCTGGTAGACACCGCCGAGCTGACCCAGCGCAACTGCATGATGATGGAAAACGTCTGCTACGGCCGCGACGAGTTGATGGTACTGAATATGGTGCGTCAGGGCCTCTTTGGTGAGCTGCTCCACGGTGAGGCGGCGTACATCCATGAACTTCGCTGGCAGATGAAAGAGCTCGACCGCAAAACCGGCTCCTGGCGTACCGGCTATCATGCCCAAATCAACGGTAACCTGTATCCCACCCACGGCCTGGGCCCGGTTGCCCAGTATATGAACATCAACCGCGGCGACCGCTTCGACTATCTCTCGTCCATGAGTTCACCGGCCCTTGGCCGCGCAGCCTATGCACAGCGCGAGTTTCCAAAAGATCACCAGCGCAACCAGCTCAACTACATTTGCGGCGACATGAACACCAGCCTGATCAAAACCGTCAAGGGCCGGACCATCATGGTGCAGCACGATACCACCACGCCACGTCCCTACAGCCGCCATAACCTGATTCAGGGCACCAATGGCGTCTTTGCCGGCTTCCCCAACCGTATCGCCCTGGAAAACCATGGTCGCGGCAGTTTCCACGAGTGGGATCAGGACATGGAACACTGGTACGGTAAATACGACCACCCGCTGTGGACCCGCATGGGTCGTGAAGCCGAGCAGAACGGCGGCCATGGCGGCATGGACTTCCTGATGTGCTGGCGCATGATTTATTGCCTGCGAAACGGCGAGCCATTGGATCAGGATGTGTACGATGGTGCGGCCTGGTCAGCGGTGCAGCCCCTGTCTGCCGCGTCAGTGGCCGACCGTGGCAATTCCCGTGACTTCCCGGACTTTACCCGTGGCGTATGGCAGAGCGCCACGCCACTGGGCATCGTGGAGTAA
- a CDS encoding class II D-tagatose-bisphosphate aldolase, non-catalytic subunit: MSVLKSIIEANKRGEQRGIFAVCSAQPLVLRAALRHGVETGSPVLIEATANQVNQFGGYTGMVPADFIRFVESLAEAEGLPRERLLFGGDHLGPVAWKHLPADEAMANAEAMVRAFVNAGFEKIHLDASMGCQGEAEPLGDSLIAERAARLCKAAEEAACGRPLCYVIGTEVPPPGGVASLHALEVTPVPAIEQTVAAHRAAFDAAGLSDEVWQRVIALVVQPGVEFGHSDIHQYNSSLLDAQRRFIRCQPGLVYEAHSTDYQLPEHYKSLVADHFAILKVGPELTFALREALFALDHIEALLLEPSKRAGLRALCEDKMQADPKFWQHFYTDPLALDWQLGFSYSDRIRYYWPELSQAIDTLLFNLKDPIPLPLISQYLPLQYPKVLRQALPATALSLVLDHISLVLERYEDACQLSAIKG; encoded by the coding sequence ATGTCGGTGCTCAAATCCATTATTGAGGCCAACAAGCGTGGCGAGCAGCGGGGCATTTTTGCCGTCTGCTCGGCACAGCCGCTGGTCCTGCGAGCCGCTTTGCGCCACGGCGTGGAGACAGGCTCCCCCGTCCTGATTGAGGCCACGGCCAATCAGGTTAACCAATTTGGCGGCTACACCGGCATGGTACCCGCTGACTTTATCCGCTTTGTCGAATCCTTGGCTGAGGCCGAAGGGCTGCCCCGTGAGCGCCTGCTGTTTGGCGGCGACCATCTGGGCCCGGTCGCCTGGAAACATCTGCCTGCCGATGAGGCCATGGCTAATGCCGAGGCCATGGTGCGTGCCTTTGTGAATGCCGGTTTCGAGAAAATCCATCTCGACGCCAGCATGGGCTGCCAGGGTGAAGCTGAGCCTTTGGGTGACAGCCTGATTGCCGAGCGCGCAGCCCGTCTTTGCAAAGCGGCGGAAGAGGCGGCTTGCGGGCGACCACTTTGCTACGTGATTGGTACCGAAGTGCCGCCTCCCGGTGGAGTTGCCAGTCTGCATGCGCTGGAAGTCACCCCTGTGCCGGCCATCGAGCAAACCGTCGCGGCCCACAGGGCGGCGTTTGATGCGGCGGGACTCAGTGATGAGGTGTGGCAGCGGGTGATTGCCCTGGTGGTTCAGCCCGGGGTGGAATTCGGCCACAGCGACATACATCAGTACAACAGCAGTCTGCTTGACGCGCAGCGCCGCTTTATCCGTTGCCAGCCTGGGCTTGTGTATGAGGCGCACTCCACCGATTACCAGTTGCCGGAACACTATAAGTCGCTGGTAGCGGATCATTTTGCCATTCTCAAGGTTGGACCGGAGCTGACCTTTGCCCTGCGCGAAGCGCTGTTTGCCCTTGACCACATCGAGGCGCTGTTGCTGGAGCCGTCGAAGCGCGCAGGACTCAGAGCCCTGTGCGAAGACAAGATGCAGGCCGACCCCAAATTCTGGCAGCATTTTTACACCGACCCGCTGGCGCTCGACTGGCAACTGGGATTCAGCTACAGCGACCGTATTCGCTATTATTGGCCAGAGCTGTCCCAGGCCATAGATACACTGCTGTTTAATCTCAAAGACCCCATACCTTTACCACTCATCAGCCAATACCTGCCGCTGCAATACCCCAAGGTATTGAGACAGGCCTTACCGGCGACGGCCCTGTCGCTGGTGCTCGACCATATCAGTCTGGTGCTTGAACGCTACGAAGACGCCTGCCAGTTGAGCGCAATTAAAGGATAA
- a CDS encoding SIS domain-containing protein: MQVNDLSKTKICLEFGEDALRQPPKGSQWTAEEICQQPRLWREMAEQFVQEKSRLQDFAAPLLALPDLRVILTGAGTSAYIGEALAPFLATQMPLVGQTVEAIATTDLVSHPHLYLHPARPTLVISFGRSGSSPESMAAIELCDALLPRCYHLLLTCNPQGSMARYGEQQAQRACLWLMPEGSHDRSFAMTSSFSCMYLGVLLLFAANYSALARAVTLAERMLCDRVDEIAKLAALPLSRVVFLGGGTLQGIAREAALKLLELSAGAVMGVHESPLGFRHGPKSLIDKDSLVVVLCSSEPYARAYDMDMAAELERDGAASALVRLCEENVGADAQTLLEDVWLTFPYILYCQLFAYFKALNLGISADNPCPGGQVNRVVQGVKIYPLNQYRLPGVGV, encoded by the coding sequence ATGCAAGTCAACGACCTATCAAAGACCAAGATCTGCCTGGAATTCGGTGAAGACGCATTGCGTCAGCCACCGAAGGGCAGTCAGTGGACGGCAGAGGAAATTTGTCAGCAGCCCCGGCTGTGGCGGGAAATGGCGGAGCAGTTTGTGCAGGAGAAGAGCAGGTTGCAGGACTTTGCCGCGCCGCTTCTGGCCCTGCCTGACTTGCGGGTTATCCTCACAGGTGCCGGGACGTCGGCGTACATCGGCGAAGCGCTGGCGCCCTTTTTGGCGACCCAGATGCCGCTGGTGGGGCAAACGGTGGAGGCCATTGCCACCACGGACCTGGTGTCACATCCACACCTCTATCTGCATCCGGCCAGGCCAACTCTGGTAATTTCCTTTGGCCGCTCAGGCAGCAGTCCTGAGTCCATGGCTGCCATCGAACTGTGCGACGCCCTCTTGCCCCGGTGTTACCACCTGCTGCTGACCTGTAATCCACAGGGGAGCATGGCAAGGTACGGCGAGCAGCAGGCACAGCGCGCCTGCCTCTGGCTGATGCCGGAAGGCAGCCATGACAGAAGCTTTGCCATGACCAGCAGCTTCAGCTGCATGTACCTGGGCGTGCTCTTGCTGTTTGCGGCCAATTACAGCGCCCTGGCAAGGGCGGTTACCCTGGCTGAGCGAATGCTCTGCGACCGGGTGGACGAGATTGCCAAACTTGCCGCTTTACCTCTCTCGCGGGTGGTATTTTTGGGTGGTGGTACCTTGCAGGGCATCGCCCGAGAAGCCGCACTCAAATTATTGGAACTCAGTGCCGGCGCCGTGATGGGGGTGCATGAGAGTCCGCTTGGCTTCCGTCATGGCCCCAAGTCACTTATCGATAAGGACTCCCTGGTCGTGGTGCTTTGCTCATCTGAACCTTATGCCCGCGCCTACGACATGGACATGGCTGCTGAGCTTGAACGGGATGGGGCGGCCAGTGCCTTGGTGCGTCTTTGTGAAGAAAATGTTGGCGCAGATGCTCAGACTTTGCTCGAGGATGTCTGGCTTACCTTCCCCTATATCCTGTATTGTCAACTTTTTGCGTATTTCAAGGCCCTCAATCTTGGGATCAGCGCCGACAACCCTTGCCCCGGTGGCCAGGTGAATCGCGTCGTCCAGGGGGTCAAAATCTATCCCCTCAACCAATATCGGTTGCCGGGAGTCGGGGTATAA
- a CDS encoding ROK family protein, whose amino-acid sequence MHYGLDIGGTKIALALFDDSMACVERWQIPTPVADYGQFLDEVCAQIERADELAQQHSGVTVQPAEVSKGSVGIALPGVILSDGTVLSSNVPCLNGRTVAQELTVRLGRPVALGNDCRCFALSEVLLGAGVGFERVLGVILGTGLGGGVCISQKLILGAHCLAGEFGHIGLPASVIIKHQLPLFECGCGLTGCAETYVSGTGLGRLYQHFGGTADTYVWLADYRSGKAEAISTFDAYMDALGSVLAGQILSLDPDCLVFGGGISEVKEIIAALPDATARHLFASAKLPEFRVAEFGAASGVRGAALLGKALSEDYLADALSVEMGPEELQRRLHG is encoded by the coding sequence ATGCATTACGGACTGGATATCGGCGGCACCAAGATTGCGCTCGCCTTATTTGATGACAGCATGGCTTGTGTTGAGCGCTGGCAGATCCCGACCCCTGTGGCCGATTATGGCCAGTTTTTGGATGAGGTCTGTGCCCAAATTGAGCGCGCCGATGAATTGGCGCAGCAGCACTCGGGTGTGACCGTGCAGCCAGCCGAAGTCTCCAAGGGCTCTGTGGGTATTGCACTTCCCGGGGTTATTCTCAGTGACGGCACTGTGCTCTCAAGCAATGTGCCTTGCCTCAATGGCCGCACTGTGGCTCAGGAGCTCACCGTCCGGCTTGGCAGGCCGGTTGCGCTTGGGAATGACTGCCGTTGCTTTGCTCTATCTGAAGTCTTGCTTGGCGCCGGCGTGGGCTTTGAGCGAGTGCTCGGGGTGATCCTCGGCACTGGCCTCGGCGGCGGTGTTTGTATCAGTCAGAAACTGATTTTAGGCGCCCACTGTCTCGCCGGGGAGTTTGGCCATATTGGCCTGCCGGCCTCTGTCATCATCAAACATCAACTGCCGCTGTTCGAATGTGGCTGCGGCTTAACCGGCTGCGCCGAGACCTATGTCTCGGGTACCGGCCTTGGCCGCCTGTACCAGCATTTTGGCGGCACCGCCGATACCTATGTCTGGCTTGCGGATTACCGGTCGGGCAAGGCTGAAGCCATCAGCACCTTTGATGCCTATATGGATGCCCTTGGCAGTGTGCTTGCGGGGCAAATTCTCAGCCTGGATCCCGACTGCCTGGTGTTTGGTGGTGGTATTTCCGAAGTGAAGGAAATCATTGCAGCCTTGCCCGACGCAACCGCAAGGCATCTCTTTGCCAGCGCCAAATTGCCGGAATTCCGGGTGGCCGAGTTTGGCGCGGCCAGCGGGGTACGCGGGGCCGCGCTGCTGGGTAAGGCGCTCAGCGAAGATTACCTTGCTGACGCTCTCAGCGTAGAAATGGGGCCCGAAGAACTTCAAAGGAGGCTCCATGGCTGA
- the nagA gene encoding N-acetylglucosamine-6-phosphate deacetylase — protein MADVGSNCLPENLNDCWLNPEFVLVGADDASEFGVTGNAIAALVPDVWLKISQGHIETISRRPDVDLPQYRLPGILAPALVDTQVNGGGGVLINHQPTAAGINTLTQTHGQYGTGALLPTVISDNLAVMEQALDGAIAARQGGDAAVVGIHFEGPHLSLAKKGCHSPALIRPIGEAEMTLYADAVAALGCCMVTLAPETVEPADIARLVALGVRVSLGHSNADVATVEASLAAGASGFTHLFNGMSALQGREPGMVGAALACPEAYCGIILDGEHVHATSATLAWRLKGTRRLMLVTDAMSPTGTREESFEFFGGKVHRDGMVLRDEQGSLAGSVLTMTAAVRQACAMLGVSAAEALWMATATPAAFLGLKDIGRLAPGNRADLLLLDDALYQLGRWQAGQLVAGQEPPLD, from the coding sequence ATGGCTGACGTAGGTAGCAACTGTTTGCCTGAAAACCTCAACGATTGCTGGCTCAATCCCGAGTTTGTACTCGTCGGTGCTGACGATGCATCTGAGTTTGGTGTAACAGGCAATGCCATTGCGGCTTTAGTGCCGGATGTGTGGCTGAAAATAAGCCAAGGCCACATCGAGACCATATCGCGTAGGCCCGATGTCGATTTACCTCAATATCGGCTGCCGGGCATTCTGGCTCCGGCGCTGGTGGATACCCAGGTTAATGGCGGTGGTGGGGTTCTCATCAATCACCAGCCCACGGCGGCTGGTATCAACACCCTTACTCAAACCCACGGCCAGTATGGGACCGGCGCACTTTTGCCCACGGTAATAAGTGACAATCTTGCCGTGATGGAGCAGGCGCTCGACGGCGCCATTGCCGCAAGGCAAGGGGGCGATGCCGCTGTGGTGGGCATTCATTTTGAAGGGCCGCACCTGTCACTCGCCAAAAAGGGGTGTCACAGTCCGGCACTTATTCGCCCCATCGGCGAGGCGGAAATGACTCTCTACGCGGACGCTGTCGCCGCCCTCGGATGCTGCATGGTGACATTGGCACCGGAAACTGTCGAACCGGCCGATATCGCGCGTTTGGTGGCGCTCGGTGTCAGGGTCAGCCTTGGCCACTCCAATGCCGATGTTGCCACGGTCGAGGCCAGTCTCGCGGCGGGGGCCAGTGGATTCACCCACCTCTTTAATGGCATGTCGGCCCTGCAAGGGCGAGAGCCGGGTATGGTGGGGGCCGCGCTGGCCTGCCCTGAAGCATATTGCGGCATTATTCTGGATGGGGAGCATGTGCACGCCACCTCGGCGACCCTGGCCTGGCGCCTTAAAGGCACTCGGCGACTCATGTTGGTCACGGATGCCATGTCGCCCACAGGCACCCGGGAAGAGAGTTTTGAATTTTTCGGTGGCAAGGTGCACAGGGATGGCATGGTGCTTCGGGACGAACAGGGTTCATTGGCGGGCTCTGTGCTGACCATGACGGCAGCGGTGCGTCAGGCCTGTGCCATGCTCGGCGTGAGTGCGGCCGAGGCCCTGTGGATGGCTACAGCCACACCGGCCGCATTTTTGGGCCTGAAGGACATAGGCCGATTGGCGCCGGGTAATCGCGCCGACCTGTTGCTGCTGGATGATGCCCTTTATCAACTGGGCCGCTGGCAAGCCGGTCAGCTGGTGGCAGGCCAAGAGCCTCCATTGGATTAA
- a CDS encoding sugar MFS transporter: MENIMKTTKTSSTLLPMVLIGILFFVFGFVTWLNGALIPFLKIACELNELQAYMVTFVFYIAYFVMALPMSGLLSRFGYRAGLQIGLGVMALGALLFIPAAFSHTFGLFLLALFVLGTGLTILQTAANPYIVVIGPSESAAMRISCMGVVNKGAGILVPLIFSAWVLTGTEAYTETALAALSEADKTEALQALSARLVEPYLAMAAVLIALLFYVRFSPLPEPNLSANESSQKSHWRELLKYPQVILGALTLFLYVGAEVIAGDSIGLYGQHLGLSNFGVLTSYTMAFMVLGYLVGIATIPRFISQKTALACSAIAGLVFTLGIMFGDEQGTTLASWLLQPFGIAPVPNTVLCLALLGFANALVWPAVWPLALHGLGRLTATASALLIMGIAGGALLPLAYGALVQSGLSHQLGYGLLLPCYGMIFFYAVKGHSLRKA, from the coding sequence ATGGAAAATATAATGAAAACAACCAAGACCTCTTCCACGCTGTTACCCATGGTGCTGATTGGCATCCTGTTTTTTGTGTTCGGGTTTGTCACCTGGCTCAACGGCGCCCTGATCCCGTTTTTGAAAATTGCATGCGAACTCAATGAGCTGCAGGCCTATATGGTCACCTTTGTGTTTTACATCGCCTATTTTGTGATGGCGTTGCCCATGTCCGGGCTACTCAGCCGTTTTGGCTACCGCGCCGGGCTGCAAATTGGTTTGGGGGTGATGGCGCTTGGGGCTCTGCTATTTATTCCCGCGGCGTTCAGCCACACCTTCGGACTGTTTTTACTGGCGCTCTTTGTGTTGGGAACCGGGCTTACGATCCTGCAAACCGCCGCCAACCCCTACATAGTGGTGATTGGCCCCAGCGAGAGCGCTGCCATGCGCATCAGCTGTATGGGCGTGGTGAACAAGGGCGCGGGTATTCTGGTGCCGCTTATTTTCAGTGCCTGGGTGCTGACCGGGACGGAGGCCTACACAGAAACCGCGCTGGCGGCCCTGTCTGAAGCCGATAAAACTGAGGCTTTGCAGGCCCTGTCGGCCAGGCTGGTGGAACCTTACCTTGCCATGGCGGCAGTCCTGATAGCGCTGCTGTTTTATGTGCGTTTTTCACCTTTACCAGAGCCGAATCTCAGTGCCAATGAATCATCGCAAAAGAGCCACTGGCGGGAGCTGCTCAAGTATCCTCAGGTGATCTTGGGGGCCCTGACGCTGTTTTTGTATGTGGGCGCCGAAGTGATTGCCGGCGACAGTATTGGCCTCTATGGACAACATCTGGGACTGAGCAATTTCGGGGTACTGACCTCCTACACCATGGCGTTTATGGTGCTGGGATATCTGGTGGGCATTGCCACCATCCCCAGATTTATCAGTCAGAAAACTGCATTGGCGTGCTCGGCAATTGCCGGATTGGTGTTTACTCTGGGGATCATGTTTGGTGACGAGCAGGGCACCACGCTTGCCAGCTGGCTGTTGCAGCCCTTTGGTATAGCGCCGGTACCCAATACTGTTCTTTGTCTGGCGCTGCTTGGTTTTGCCAATGCGCTGGTGTGGCCCGCTGTCTGGCCCCTGGCGTTGCACGGGCTTGGCCGCCTGACGGCGACAGCGTCAGCTTTGCTGATTATGGGTATTGCCGGTGGCGCCCTGTTGCCACTTGCCTACGGTGCACTGGTGCAATCCGGACTCAGCCATCAGCTCGGTTATGGCTTGCTGCTTCCCTGCTACGGCATGATTTTCTTCTATGCCGTGAAGGGTCACAGCCTGCGTAAAGCCTGA